The genomic segment AGTTAGAAGTATCCATTGTATGGTTCTTGTGGTCATTTGTTATATTCTATTGTGGTATGTGTATGTTTGGAAGTAATTtcttaattaaaaataaatcaaactCATTTCCATGGATGCCCAAAAGGACAGACGGTTCCCGGGGAGAGGGGCCAATGTTCTGGTTTCTGGAATAATCCTGAACAGAATATGTATAAACAGAaggaaacaaaaaaacaaacacacacacacacatatatatatatatatatatatatatatatatttatttatttatttatttatattaatacaatttACTCACAttctattttgttttattttttcatttttgtaaaaaaaagtcttttattttttggtttaggttgaaaaattaaaaaaaaaaaaaaaaaaaaaaaaaagagaaacatatataaatgtataaatatataacatatatatttatatataattcaatatataaaaaaaaaaaattttaaatattcacatatataatatgtataatacatatacatcaacatatatatatatatatatatatatatatataacaagaACATGTTaagtaaattataaatatataaatatataaatatattcacaatgttcatattttcacatgctaatatatttacttatatgagttaataaaaaagaaaataaaaatgtaacccatttaaaaaaaatattacctTAACACATATTTGTAAAATGCATCATGTAATATGTCTCGATATTGTTTAGgacatttaaataattatatcgTCAATTGagctttttcatataatatgtcTACAGACTCcgttaaattatttattatatctaaaACATTTTGATACATCTTTGTTTCTGGCATATCgtcatataaaattaatattccCACATTTTGATCAAGAGTACCATTTAGCTTTTTATCTAAAATCATTTCTGATAATTttgaaataattttattaatatccaAATTCAATTTTTGTCCTATATAATGTAAATCAATACAACTATAAGCctcaataatttttaatatatttttttccaataaaagttcatataattcttttagataattatatattactttatCTATATTAATAAGGAATAagctattttttattattttctcaAATATATCTAATGATCTGTTTTCATAAGATTTTGATATATCTAATAAAATTTGTATTTCTTTATGAGATACATAATttagtttattattttcacacaatatattatttatttcttttctattattttcttctaataCTTTACATAAGAGCATATATTTTAAGGGTATGATAATTTTCACATTTTCAATATTTAGGTTAAGACCAAAATTGCCTACAGCTTTggcattattattatgtgggaaaataaaaaaagaactaCAAaaactactactactactattattattattattgttgttattattattattattattattgttgttattattattattattattattgttgttattttcattattatcattttttagaTCAATGTTTTCATTTTCTCTATTTAACGTCTTCGCCTTTGTATCCATCTTTGTTTCTATTAAATTTCCATAATTATCTATACTCAATTTTTGTATTAATTCATAATTTAGTTCTATAGGATTTGTTATGCAATACATTTTGTCTTGCTCCAATTCTTCATAAGATGATGATATTTTACAGATCACATCactatatattaaatttaaattatttgaaataatattcatttcaTCCAAAGATAATATACTATTGTTCGtatcataatattcataaaaagtataaaatgataataagaaGGGACTTATTTGACTTAtactttttgttttattttgagAAGATATAGTActtgtattaataatattatgtattaatatagaaTAAAAATCATTATGCTTCTTACTTAAGAAATCCATTGTATTATTATgactattatatatgtatgtatataatgtttcataacattcatataaatatatataagcacTCTTATAATCTttctcatatataaataaaatacctGATAATAAATCTATTtcactatttatatatatagccgTGTTTATTGTATTCGCTATATTCTTTGCAAATGTTAAGGATGCCTTCATTTTTGTTGAATTctttaataacatatatatttttgtttgaactatatataattctaatAATAAAGTTTTATCATCAACTTTCTTTACTTCTTTTAATAACCTATCAATCAAACTTAAGGCTGTTTTGTATttctgttttattatatataaaatt from the Plasmodium falciparum 3D7 genome assembly, chromosome: 14 genome contains:
- a CDS encoding 26S proteasome regulatory subunit RPN6 gives rise to the protein MDNFEEIERGYKEIEDEIIKTIEDLCGGNYLKIKDEVIMPHMSDELINKIKILNKHINDKSNEELFEKRVTNEKVMQINDKLIYLLCDYYINKKEIDKLIEFTTSNENYFNILPQAKTAKLIRNIVEKISKKIRNISTLYIIFKKYMNWAYEKKRNFLRCRIEVKIIILYIIKQKYKTALSLIDRLLKEVKKVDDKTLLLELYIVQTKIYMLLKNSTKMKASLTFAKNIANTINTAIYINSEIDLLSGILFIYEKDYKSAYIYLYECYETLYTYIYNSHNNTMDFLSKKHNDFYSILIHNIINTSTISSQNKTKSISQISPFLLSFYTFYEYYDTNNSILSLDEMNIISNNLNLIYSDVICKISSSYEELEQDKMYCITNPIELNYELIQKLSIDNYGNLIETKMDTKAKTLNRENENIDLKNDNNENNNNNNNNNNNNNNNNNNNNNNNNNNSSSSSFCSSFFIFPHNNNAKAVGNFGLNLNIENVKIIIPLKYMLLCKVLEENNRKEINNILCENNKLNYVSHKEIQILLDISKSYENRSLDIFEKIIKNSLFLINIDKVIYNYLKELYELLLEKNILKIIEAYSCIDLHYIGQKLNLDINKIISKLSEMILDKKLNGTLDQNVGILILYDDMPETKMYQNVLDIINNLTESVDILYEKAQLTI